In Cotesia glomerata isolate CgM1 linkage group LG3, MPM_Cglom_v2.3, whole genome shotgun sequence, one genomic interval encodes:
- the LOC123261896 gene encoding uncharacterized protein LOC123261896 has protein sequence MTTGVLGRRTKPRHKTLHVANKIKEVDLKLAKGTLPCRGRVVDQHQAECCCLGPRVPFPRRLKKLMRKQEQDEQGTEDFCVGDGETVYTIYSILSYLAAAASASAALTGL, from the exons ATGACAACGGGTGTACTTGGAAGAAGAACCAAGCCAAGACATAAGAC ATTACATGTGGCGAATAAAATAAAGGAGGTTGATTTAAAGTTGGCCAAAGGCACACTGCCTTGCAGAGGACGTGTGGTGGATCAGCATCAAGCCGAGTGTTGTTGTCTTGGACCAAGGGTCCCTTTCCCGAGGCGGCTTAAGAAGCTGATGCG GAAGCAAGAGCAAGATGAGCAGGGAACTGAAGATTTCTGCGTTGGTGATGGTGAGACTGTATATACTATATACTCTATACTCAGTTATTTAGCAGCAGCAGCATCAGCATCAGCAGCACTGACCGGGCTTTGA